One Candidatus Lernaella stagnicola DNA window includes the following coding sequences:
- a CDS encoding peptidylprolyl isomerase, with translation MALSILRRSKQSLLVKILLGAVALSFIIGFGAMSYVGRTAGRGGQNKQAWVAQVDGVPIGARVLVNTEQSIAKMYRDRFGESADSFLANMDMTGIALNKLITERVIQSLALQMGLTVTDAELGNTIVKNPVFYQNGRFNRERYIQILRRQKVSPTDYETDLRRQLLGQKLRSLVLSSVKVAESEVQEEFDNRELKVNLRFVKLEPDKVKGEVKVTDESANAFFEKDKERFKMPEKRKAEYAVFDASSYVEDVVISEAQITQYYEANRDREFKQPEQAHARHILINVDADADTALKEAARIKAEDILDQLKDGGDFAELAKKYSEDPGTKDKGGDLGFFGRGRMVKVFEETAFSLEPGKRSGVVESPYGFHIIETLEKRAESILALEDVKARIERRVKTLEARRMAKADADAAKAELTPGADILRFGNDRGLKVVSTSTFTKDEGVPGIRNGRRAAIDLFQLQTGDISEPFVTGDQIFLFKLTNIVESHIPEFADVAEKVREELRKELEQQALQTKGEQIIAALNAGQKFDAVATARGLDIQETGLFARQQTAVPKVGAAPELQVAAFALTSGSPVVEKPYQAGSGVVVAVLKERVEPSPAAYRVKRDELRDELVGEKADLTLQAWIEQAQKSIPVERNEEVIRALSERSKSRRAGGQNG, from the coding sequence ATGGCTCTCAGTATCTTAAGGCGATCCAAGCAGTCGCTGCTTGTCAAGATCCTCCTCGGCGCGGTTGCGCTTAGCTTTATTATTGGTTTCGGCGCCATGTCGTACGTCGGCCGCACGGCCGGTCGTGGCGGTCAAAACAAGCAAGCTTGGGTGGCCCAGGTTGACGGTGTGCCTATCGGCGCGCGCGTACTGGTCAATACCGAACAAAGCATTGCCAAGATGTACCGCGATCGATTCGGCGAATCGGCCGACAGTTTCTTGGCGAACATGGACATGACCGGCATCGCCCTGAACAAGCTGATCACCGAGCGCGTCATTCAAAGCCTCGCCCTGCAAATGGGCCTGACGGTCACCGACGCGGAGCTCGGCAACACCATCGTTAAGAACCCCGTCTTTTATCAGAACGGGCGTTTCAACCGCGAGCGCTACATCCAAATCCTGCGCCGGCAGAAAGTCAGCCCCACGGATTACGAAACCGATTTGCGCCGCCAACTGCTCGGGCAGAAACTGCGCTCTCTCGTACTTTCCTCGGTCAAGGTTGCCGAATCCGAAGTGCAGGAAGAATTCGATAACCGCGAACTGAAGGTCAACTTGCGCTTCGTCAAACTCGAGCCCGACAAGGTGAAAGGCGAGGTTAAGGTCACCGACGAGAGCGCCAACGCTTTCTTCGAAAAAGATAAAGAGCGCTTCAAGATGCCCGAAAAGCGCAAGGCAGAATATGCCGTATTCGACGCTTCCAGCTACGTCGAAGACGTCGTGATCTCCGAGGCGCAAATTACGCAATACTATGAGGCGAACCGCGACCGGGAATTCAAGCAACCCGAACAAGCGCACGCCCGCCACATTCTGATCAACGTCGACGCCGACGCCGACACCGCCCTCAAAGAGGCGGCGCGCATTAAAGCCGAAGATATTCTTGACCAACTCAAAGACGGCGGCGACTTTGCCGAACTCGCCAAGAAATACAGCGAAGATCCTGGCACCAAGGACAAGGGCGGCGACCTGGGCTTCTTCGGTCGCGGCCGCATGGTCAAGGTTTTTGAAGAAACCGCCTTCAGCCTCGAGCCGGGTAAGCGCTCGGGCGTGGTCGAGTCGCCCTACGGTTTCCACATCATCGAAACGCTGGAAAAGCGCGCGGAAAGTATCCTGGCCCTGGAAGATGTGAAGGCGCGTATCGAACGCCGGGTGAAAACACTTGAGGCCCGACGTATGGCGAAAGCCGACGCCGACGCCGCCAAAGCCGAACTCACTCCCGGCGCCGATATCCTTCGCTTCGGAAACGACCGCGGCTTGAAAGTTGTCTCCACCTCAACCTTCACGAAGGACGAAGGCGTGCCCGGTATCCGCAACGGCCGTCGCGCCGCTATCGATCTGTTCCAGCTTCAAACCGGCGACATCAGCGAGCCCTTCGTGACCGGCGACCAGATATTCTTGTTCAAGCTGACCAACATCGTCGAATCACACATTCCGGAATTCGCCGACGTGGCCGAAAAGGTGCGCGAAGAACTACGCAAAGAACTTGAACAACAAGCCCTGCAAACCAAGGGTGAACAGATCATCGCCGCGCTCAACGCGGGCCAAAAATTCGACGCCGTCGCAACCGCCCGCGGCTTGGACATCCAAGAAACCGGTCTGTTCGCGCGGCAGCAAACCGCCGTGCCGAAAGTCGGCGCCGCGCCCGAACTGCAAGTCGCCGCCTTCGCGCTGACCTCGGGCAGCCCCGTGGTCGAGAAGCCCTACCAAGCGGGCAGCGGCGTGGTGGTGGCAGTGCTCAAAGAACGCGTCGAGCCTTCGCCCGCGGCATACCGCGTCAAGCGCGATGAGTTGCGCGATGAGTTGGTTGGCGAAAAGGCCGACCTAACCTTGCAGGCCTGGATCGAACAGGCGCAGAAGTCGATTCCGGTCGAGCGCAACGAAGAGGTGATTCGCGCGCTTAGTGAACGCTCCAAGTCGCGTCGCGCCGGCGGTCAAAACGGCTGA
- a CDS encoding SGNH/GDSL hydrolase family protein, producing MRARIFIVRRLQFALLATAVVFAGLEIVIRLTGWGLPRSDAFFVDIYDPVLRLGPAARNPFVEMEEFLNGRGFRGPGFEAVKKPGTTRIVCLGDSQTFGAGTYEEAYPAQLAHVLHEQYEQRPVEVINAGVHGTNIYQQRLLFERMFAGVELDLLVLMTGPNARHSISDYRRRLQSGAGRAVSRIHRLLAALKTYRVLRRAIKGDVHAGIPDDDPRASDLDLDQYNEDLRAFVNMARDRGFALMLVASTDEVLVNCLDRAGLDPTAPEFSAQAMVCHFDRPQAEFAAITGIPYTVFWDRFLTEQRRGTELWHDPDHANAFGNRLIAEAVAKNVSVILGARDAKRATTSAR from the coding sequence ATGCGCGCCCGAATATTCATAGTGCGCCGGCTGCAATTCGCCCTGTTGGCCACCGCCGTGGTTTTCGCCGGTTTGGAAATCGTGATTCGCCTCACCGGCTGGGGTCTGCCGCGGTCGGATGCGTTTTTCGTCGACATTTATGATCCCGTATTGCGTCTCGGGCCGGCCGCGCGGAATCCTTTTGTCGAGATGGAGGAGTTCCTCAACGGTCGCGGTTTCCGCGGGCCGGGGTTTGAGGCCGTAAAAAAACCGGGCACCACACGCATCGTGTGTCTGGGCGATAGCCAAACCTTTGGTGCGGGCACGTACGAAGAAGCGTACCCGGCGCAATTGGCGCACGTGCTGCACGAGCAATACGAACAACGGCCGGTGGAGGTCATCAATGCCGGCGTCCATGGGACGAATATTTATCAGCAGCGCTTGCTTTTCGAGCGGATGTTTGCCGGTGTCGAGTTGGATTTGTTGGTGCTCATGACCGGTCCCAACGCCCGTCATTCGATTAGTGACTATCGCCGTCGGCTGCAGAGCGGCGCGGGCCGGGCTGTTTCAAGAATTCATCGATTGCTGGCGGCGTTGAAAACATACCGGGTTCTGCGGCGGGCGATCAAAGGCGACGTTCACGCCGGTATCCCCGATGACGACCCGCGCGCGTCGGACCTCGATTTGGACCAATACAACGAAGATTTGCGCGCATTCGTCAATATGGCCCGGGACCGCGGCTTCGCGCTGATGTTGGTGGCGTCGACCGATGAGGTGCTCGTGAATTGTTTGGATCGCGCCGGATTGGACCCCACCGCGCCGGAGTTCTCCGCGCAGGCGATGGTTTGTCATTTTGACCGCCCGCAAGCGGAATTCGCCGCGATAACCGGCATTCCCTATACGGTTTTTTGGGACCGTTTTTTGACCGAGCAGCGGCGTGGGACGGAGCTGTGGCATGACCCCGACCACGCTAACGCATTCGGCAACCGGCTGATTGCCGAAGCAGTGGCGAAAAACGTGTCGGTAATTCTTGGGGCGCGCGACGCGAAACGCGCTACAACAAGTGCTCGGTGA
- a CDS encoding ABC transporter permease, which yields MRLQLVRTAGRRAIGYFVAAAALGFFVLISEVALKYFEVPVYLLPRPSQVINEIIQHFGYYLTQTSVTMLEAASGFLVGNTIAYGLALFFVRFPSVEKMGLAAAVAVKSTPIVVLAPLFIIWFGNGLFGKCLMAALICFFPMLVNSTVGLRSVDPDILNYLRSLGATPTQTLLKVRIQTSLPYALAAAKASSTISIVGAIVAELAGSDAGVGYIFLMSIYRLETEKMFAAIAFVAIAGVLFYSLVSLPTRVLSRHGWGDYTARMS from the coding sequence ATGCGTTTGCAGCTTGTAAGAACAGCGGGACGTCGGGCGATCGGCTATTTCGTTGCCGCCGCCGCCCTTGGATTTTTCGTGTTGATCTCCGAGGTCGCGCTCAAGTATTTCGAAGTACCAGTCTACCTGCTGCCGCGACCCAGCCAAGTAATCAACGAAATCATTCAACATTTCGGTTACTACCTGACGCAGACCAGCGTTACGATGCTCGAGGCTGCCTCCGGCTTCCTGGTTGGCAATACAATCGCGTACGGTTTGGCGCTGTTTTTTGTACGCTTTCCCTCTGTGGAGAAAATGGGGCTGGCGGCGGCGGTCGCGGTGAAATCGACGCCCATCGTCGTTCTGGCGCCGCTGTTTATCATCTGGTTCGGCAACGGCTTGTTCGGCAAATGCCTGATGGCTGCACTGATCTGCTTCTTTCCCATGCTGGTGAACTCCACGGTCGGATTGCGCTCGGTCGACCCGGATATTCTGAATTACCTGCGCAGTTTGGGTGCGACACCAACGCAGACTTTGCTCAAGGTGCGTATCCAAACCTCGTTGCCCTATGCGCTTGCCGCGGCCAAAGCCTCATCGACGATCTCGATAGTCGGGGCGATTGTCGCCGAATTGGCCGGGTCCGACGCCGGGGTCGGCTACATTTTCCTCATGTCTATCTATCGCCTGGAAACGGAAAAAATGTTCGCGGCCATTGCCTTCGTGGCGATAGCCGGCGTTTTGTTTTACAGCTTGGTCAGTTTGCCGACACGAGTCTTGAGCCGACACGGTTGGGGTGATTACACAGCACGAATGAGTTAA
- a CDS encoding class I SAM-dependent methyltransferase: MRYRFLLQPSSVGSFVAALERLTRRHHQRKVKSLLVFDKGSSDLTPPNVSAHIYRKLLILCVFLSISCSECVESKAPPQVIAREKPPPAAAVRYDIYPRSLVTPPPSDEQFSRLVQAIDHMLTAGERVSGQHTILYAVAKHLNLKSTDVFADIGAGTGALEIILMENDLPFREALAVDIDGRALKVLDHVLSKQHFTQSKKVKTIHSTTSDVRLPAKSVDVAAFISAQFFRADVLDSGELSVPPNIAADLRSLHAAMKPGGIVHVYVLGVNLKEDERRFVMPLEQTGFRLVKKADELADFPQTCKYFLFEKK, encoded by the coding sequence ATGCGATATCGTTTCCTCTTGCAACCATCAAGTGTCGGTTCGTTTGTCGCCGCATTGGAGCGATTGACAAGGCGTCACCACCAGCGCAAAGTTAAATCATTGCTGGTTTTCGATAAAGGATCATCGGACTTGACCCCTCCTAACGTCTCGGCTCACATCTATCGTAAGTTACTAATACTATGCGTGTTTCTTTCAATATCTTGTAGTGAATGCGTGGAATCAAAAGCGCCGCCGCAAGTGATAGCTCGCGAGAAACCGCCTCCGGCCGCAGCGGTGCGCTACGATATCTACCCGCGCAGCTTGGTGACGCCGCCGCCGAGCGATGAGCAATTTTCGCGTTTGGTACAAGCGATCGACCACATGCTTACCGCCGGCGAGCGAGTAAGCGGCCAACATACTATTCTATATGCCGTCGCCAAGCATTTGAATCTTAAATCAACGGATGTGTTCGCCGATATCGGTGCCGGTACCGGGGCGCTCGAGATCATCTTAATGGAAAACGACCTACCGTTTCGGGAAGCCTTGGCTGTGGACATCGATGGGCGGGCACTGAAAGTATTGGACCATGTCTTGTCCAAGCAACACTTTACACAGTCAAAAAAGGTCAAAACGATTCACTCCACGACATCAGACGTTCGTCTTCCGGCCAAATCGGTCGATGTAGCGGCATTCATCAGCGCCCAGTTTTTCCGGGCCGATGTGTTGGACAGCGGCGAATTGAGCGTCCCGCCGAATATCGCAGCGGATTTGCGCTCCCTGCACGCGGCCATGAAACCCGGCGGCATCGTGCATGTGTACGTGCTGGGAGTAAACTTGAAGGAAGATGAACGCCGCTTCGTCATGCCCCTGGAACAAACCGGTTTTCGGCTCGTGAAAAAGGCAGATGAACTCGCCGATTTTCCGCAAACCTGCAAGTATTTCTTGTTTGAGAAGAAATGA
- a CDS encoding CsgG/HfaB family protein: MNSWHVAAGKALVLVVAMMVAHAALFASPVQAGGKFSSTYESTIRSATRVLIADLVKKERYPRVVITKMQYRQEGAYGDKREAVFEKARKVDQQSLPDFQEVFERALVNSDKLMVVDRSRLQQALHELDLPRYEDFNPRMMDPQNASKLGKIVSATHLVEPTVTCDVVVNRMYGSTPVDYRVKWTVSLKAYDISRLVVVSRATREDSVSEKPSARISVGAQAEQKSLLGISALIVSAKVTGNNLGGLRAQAMTTFPVGDSYGECVLAHGKPVEKPFINQRLDASSTASGYARVTPTSAGLMGRSNDGAITPGCEKVIVHAAVFDENTKHVYAAGKWLCTKKGCEEVK; the protein is encoded by the coding sequence ATGAATTCGTGGCACGTAGCGGCAGGAAAAGCATTGGTTTTGGTCGTGGCGATGATGGTCGCGCACGCAGCGCTTTTTGCGTCACCGGTGCAAGCCGGGGGTAAATTTTCAAGTACCTACGAATCGACGATCCGTAGCGCGACACGAGTATTGATTGCCGATTTGGTGAAAAAGGAACGGTACCCGCGCGTCGTCATCACGAAAATGCAGTATCGCCAGGAAGGGGCCTACGGCGACAAACGGGAAGCCGTCTTTGAAAAAGCCCGCAAGGTCGATCAACAAAGTCTGCCGGATTTTCAAGAAGTGTTCGAGCGCGCACTGGTTAACTCGGACAAGTTGATGGTCGTGGACCGCTCGCGCTTGCAGCAGGCGCTTCACGAACTCGATTTGCCACGCTATGAAGACTTTAATCCGCGGATGATGGATCCGCAGAACGCCTCGAAGTTGGGGAAAATCGTCAGCGCCACTCACCTCGTTGAGCCAACGGTAACTTGTGACGTTGTGGTCAACCGCATGTACGGTTCAACGCCGGTGGACTATCGCGTGAAATGGACCGTTTCTCTCAAGGCTTACGACATATCGCGTTTGGTGGTGGTATCGCGGGCGACGCGCGAGGACTCGGTTTCGGAGAAACCGAGCGCGAGAATTTCGGTAGGCGCTCAGGCGGAACAAAAAAGCTTGTTGGGTATTTCCGCATTGATTGTGTCGGCCAAAGTTACCGGAAACAACTTGGGTGGCTTGCGAGCCCAGGCGATGACGACTTTCCCCGTTGGCGACAGTTACGGCGAGTGTGTCCTCGCACACGGCAAACCAGTCGAGAAGCCCTTCATCAACCAACGGTTGGATGCGAGCTCGACCGCCAGCGGTTATGCCAGAGTTACGCCCACTTCGGCGGGGTTGATGGGAAGAAGCAATGACGGCGCGATTACGCCGGGTTGCGAGAAAGTGATCGTGCACGCGGCCGTGTTTGATGAGAACACAAAGCACGTTTACGCGGCCGGTAAGTGGTTGTGTACAAAAAAGGGGTGCGAAGAGGTGAAATAG
- a CDS encoding PHB depolymerase family esterase codes for MTNRLPHLSTRLLVWLTGLVVALCVTVALPGCKKKPPRPPVTPYAGPTAGDAAAFHLTYDPELKLGDIPRPGLDGRGCGAVTDYRAYAHALSTRAFAACPSDAPFAKRSALGESVLAALGVRQLLCGAFHRPVTYRTLDIHEREDGIAVRVLFRDKWIGNFVAIVRGPRELSTPRPVILALHGHSQAPEGFLGDLRDMNAVRRGYIVAAPAFEAMCTGQAEHDVTQTLLDKGQSILGLRAYQTLVVLRYLHHLHAVDSRRVGLIGHSGGGTLGNVLIRLAPGAFAAYATDNTSEYRGKHKALFTDDMVPALQPLALEINDFATAGLPVLRMPYGFLDVATRQPDMERVGDFFDAHLHPLSNP; via the coding sequence ATGACCAACCGACTTCCCCATTTATCGACACGCCTCTTGGTGTGGCTCACCGGGCTGGTTGTCGCTCTTTGCGTCACCGTGGCGTTGCCGGGCTGCAAAAAAAAACCGCCACGCCCACCGGTGACTCCCTACGCGGGCCCCACGGCCGGCGACGCCGCCGCCTTTCATCTGACTTACGATCCCGAACTAAAGCTGGGCGACATCCCGCGCCCTGGTTTGGACGGCCGCGGCTGTGGGGCGGTAACCGACTATCGCGCCTACGCCCATGCCCTGTCGACCCGAGCGTTTGCCGCCTGCCCCTCCGATGCGCCCTTTGCCAAACGATCGGCGCTGGGCGAAAGCGTGCTGGCTGCCCTTGGCGTGCGGCAACTGTTGTGCGGCGCGTTTCACCGCCCGGTCACCTACCGCACACTCGACATCCATGAGCGCGAAGATGGTATCGCGGTGCGCGTGTTGTTCCGCGACAAATGGATCGGGAATTTCGTCGCGATTGTGCGCGGCCCCCGCGAACTGAGCACGCCGCGCCCCGTGATCCTCGCCCTGCACGGTCACAGCCAAGCCCCCGAAGGCTTTCTCGGCGACCTGCGGGACATGAACGCGGTGCGGCGCGGGTATATTGTCGCCGCCCCGGCTTTCGAGGCCATGTGCACCGGCCAAGCCGAGCACGACGTTACGCAAACGTTGTTGGACAAGGGCCAAAGCATCCTCGGGCTGCGCGCCTATCAGACTCTTGTGGTGTTACGCTACCTGCATCATTTGCACGCGGTAGATTCCCGTCGCGTCGGCCTGATAGGCCACTCCGGCGGCGGCACACTCGGCAACGTGCTGATCCGCCTGGCCCCCGGCGCGTTCGCCGCGTATGCCACCGACAACACCTCGGAGTACCGCGGCAAACACAAAGCCCTGTTCACTGACGACATGGTCCCCGCCCTGCAGCCTCTGGCGCTGGAAATCAACGATTTCGCCACGGCCGGCCTGCCAGTGTTGCGCATGCCATATGGTTTCTTGGATGTCGCCACGCGGCAACCCGACATGGAACGAGTCGGCGACTTCTTCGATGCACACCTGCACCCCTTGTCGAATCCGTAA
- a CDS encoding aminotransferase class V-fold PLP-dependent enzyme: MAEQSERATTSWLLDPEITYLNHGSVGACPREVLAEQRRIQEQMEREPIDFFDRQGEALLDAAREALAAFVTAAPEELAFVPNATAGVNTVLRSLSFAPSDELLVTDHAYKACENALRFVARRSGAQVVVAPLPFPVASEQEIIAAVLERVTPRTRLALIDHITSPTALLLPVTQIVRELRERGVDTLVDGAHVPGQAPLDIDAIGATYYTGNCHKWLFAPKGSAFLHVRRERQSEIHPLIISHGYAATSDERSKFWLEFDWTGTADWSPFLALPRAISFHGELMPGGSAALMAQNHALALEARDLLAAALKTDPPCPNSMVPAMTALPLPDRTDAEPTGYRTWDPLQQILRYEHRIEAPILAWPASPKRLIRVCAQIYNERAQYERLAAVLRESV, encoded by the coding sequence ATGGCCGAGCAAAGCGAAAGGGCGACGACAAGCTGGTTGCTTGATCCGGAGATCACTTACCTCAATCACGGCAGCGTCGGGGCGTGTCCGCGCGAAGTGCTGGCCGAGCAGCGACGAATTCAGGAACAAATGGAACGCGAGCCAATCGACTTTTTCGACCGGCAAGGCGAAGCGCTGCTTGACGCGGCGCGAGAAGCGCTGGCGGCGTTCGTGACCGCGGCGCCGGAGGAATTGGCATTTGTACCCAACGCGACCGCCGGCGTAAACACGGTGCTGCGCTCGCTTTCCTTCGCGCCGAGCGACGAATTGCTGGTGACCGATCACGCCTACAAAGCGTGCGAAAACGCCTTGCGTTTTGTGGCGCGGCGCAGCGGAGCGCAAGTGGTTGTGGCGCCGCTACCGTTTCCGGTCGCGAGCGAGCAGGAGATTATCGCGGCGGTGCTCGAACGGGTGACACCACGCACGCGCCTGGCGTTGATCGATCACATCACAAGCCCCACGGCGCTGCTCTTGCCGGTGACGCAAATCGTGCGGGAATTGCGCGAACGCGGCGTCGATACGCTCGTCGACGGCGCGCACGTACCGGGTCAGGCCCCTTTGGACATTGATGCCATCGGCGCGACCTATTACACCGGCAACTGCCACAAATGGCTTTTCGCCCCGAAGGGGTCGGCGTTCTTGCACGTGCGGCGCGAGCGGCAGAGCGAGATTCATCCGCTCATCATCAGCCACGGGTATGCGGCGACGAGCGACGAGCGAAGCAAGTTTTGGCTGGAATTCGACTGGACCGGCACCGCGGATTGGTCGCCTTTTTTGGCGCTGCCGCGGGCGATTTCGTTTCACGGCGAACTCATGCCGGGCGGCAGTGCGGCGTTGATGGCACAGAATCACGCGCTGGCGCTGGAGGCGCGCGATTTGCTGGCTGCGGCGCTAAAGACGGACCCGCCGTGTCCGAATTCCATGGTGCCGGCGATGACGGCGTTGCCTCTGCCGGATCGCACGGATGCGGAACCGACAGGTTATCGAACCTGGGATCCGTTGCAGCAGATCTTGCGATACGAGCACCGCATCGAAGCGCCGATCCTGGCCTGGCCCGCGTCGCCGAAGCGATTGATTCGTGTGTGCGCGCAAATCTACAACGAACGCGCTCAATACGAACGTCTCGCCGCTGTGCTGCGCGAGTCGGTGTAG
- a CDS encoding NYN domain-containing protein, with protein sequence MFNDTEAPLLFNPGKETAAVFIDFENMRLTVEETGEEPFQIGKVLEYVDQNIGRVAIKKAYSNWHYVNPHMYNLLGNNVDLVQIYTRGTQRKNAADIRLTADSMETLFTFPAITTYVIVASDSDYTGLILNLRKYGKKVVGIGTRQHTSDHLVRACNLFRFYRTIATENPHLLRETVGDMDMQEAKDLLARAMQRHRFTDRPAVGRWLRWQMIQLAPSFDEADLGFANFREFLEACKDVVRLTYDDRFQEMKIELLAGQGLKAGAESAERPAATEDGHVPGHDGQSGDDSIVTITDRDHDQPSNFAFQHDDPQDYPQDPKDIRRGDYLRTLWSPRIYLYNREIAKPVISEICRINGPGNPMSQYELEEYLLGPYAEEFLAKAGLPHYELTQKTIYAIQKLLFWAGVIRFLEDDEYNYWKKRKREIVSGFTSPEQLLEAVDLHLTKHFARYMPLIPEVLTTIYQGADEREYAERLVSTAQQNTTESDATEPEFDESSTSDQSG encoded by the coding sequence ATGTTTAACGACACCGAGGCTCCTTTGCTCTTCAACCCTGGCAAGGAAACTGCTGCCGTGTTCATCGATTTTGAGAACATGCGGTTGACCGTCGAAGAGACCGGTGAAGAACCCTTTCAAATCGGCAAGGTTCTTGAGTACGTCGACCAAAACATTGGACGGGTCGCCATCAAAAAAGCCTACTCCAACTGGCATTATGTGAATCCTCATATGTACAATCTATTGGGGAACAACGTCGACCTCGTCCAAATTTATACACGCGGCACCCAGCGCAAAAATGCGGCTGATATCCGTCTGACCGCCGACTCGATGGAAACGCTATTTACGTTTCCGGCCATCACAACCTACGTGATCGTCGCGTCGGACTCGGACTATACCGGCCTTATTCTCAATTTGCGCAAATACGGCAAGAAAGTCGTGGGGATCGGCACGCGCCAACACACCAGCGATCACCTCGTGCGCGCCTGCAACCTATTCCGCTTCTATCGCACCATCGCCACGGAAAATCCGCACCTGCTGCGCGAAACCGTCGGCGACATGGATATGCAGGAGGCCAAGGATCTGCTCGCCCGCGCCATGCAACGCCACCGCTTCACCGATCGCCCGGCCGTCGGCCGATGGCTGCGTTGGCAGATGATCCAGTTGGCTCCATCGTTTGATGAGGCCGACTTGGGTTTCGCCAACTTCCGCGAGTTTCTCGAAGCCTGCAAGGATGTGGTGCGCCTGACCTACGACGATCGTTTCCAGGAAATGAAAATCGAACTGCTTGCCGGCCAAGGGCTAAAGGCCGGGGCTGAGAGCGCGGAGCGACCGGCCGCCACCGAAGACGGGCACGTTCCCGGCCATGACGGCCAGAGCGGCGACGACTCCATTGTCACCATCACGGACCGCGACCACGATCAACCCTCGAATTTTGCTTTCCAACACGACGACCCGCAAGATTACCCGCAGGATCCGAAAGACATCCGGCGGGGGGATTATTTGCGAACGTTGTGGTCGCCGCGTATCTACTTGTATAACCGCGAAATCGCCAAGCCCGTGATTTCCGAAATCTGCCGGATCAACGGCCCCGGCAACCCCATGAGTCAATACGAGTTGGAGGAATACCTACTCGGACCCTACGCGGAAGAGTTTCTGGCTAAGGCCGGTTTGCCGCATTACGAACTGACCCAGAAAACCATCTACGCCATCCAAAAACTGCTTTTCTGGGCGGGCGTGATTCGCTTTCTGGAAGACGACGAGTACAACTATTGGAAAAAACGCAAACGGGAAATCGTCAGCGGCTTCACTTCACCCGAGCAACTTCTGGAGGCGGTGGACTTACATTTAACGAAACACTTCGCCCGCTATATGCCGCTGATTCCCGAAGTACTGACGACAATTTATCAGGGTGCCGACGAGCGCGAATACGCCGAACGCCTCGTCTCGACGGCGCAACAAAACACAACCGAATCCGACGCCACGGAGCCAGAATTCGACGAGAGTTCGACCTCAGATCAGAGCGGTTGA
- a CDS encoding CARDB domain-containing protein, with amino-acid sequence MPFVKHALWAFLAIFLVSAMFVACGGDDEDEETGTDDDADDDDDAADCATMPDMVVDRFTFYDTSGFFGTDFSFTEIVICNVGGAAAPANSVFGFYLVANADFTGDYYIVAKSSPLVGFVPGDCLTFTLNATSSEVAEGYYYVYIVADSQDDISECNESNNWARSEEAIYAKPDETEPV; translated from the coding sequence ATGCCTTTCGTAAAACACGCGTTATGGGCCTTCCTGGCTATTTTTCTGGTAAGCGCCATGTTTGTTGCTTGCGGCGGCGATGACGAGGATGAAGAAACCGGCACGGACGACGACGCCGACGATGATGATGACGCCGCTGATTGCGCCACGATGCCGGACATGGTCGTGGACCGCTTCACGTTTTACGACACCAGCGGCTTTTTCGGCACGGACTTTTCTTTCACCGAGATCGTGATCTGTAACGTCGGCGGCGCGGCGGCGCCCGCGAATTCCGTTTTCGGGTTTTATCTGGTAGCCAATGCCGACTTCACCGGCGATTACTACATCGTTGCGAAATCCAGCCCGCTGGTGGGCTTCGTCCCCGGCGACTGCCTCACGTTCACCCTAAACGCCACCTCGAGCGAAGTGGCTGAAGGGTACTACTACGTGTACATCGTCGCCGACAGCCAGGACGACATCTCCGAGTGCAACGAATCCAACAACTGGGCCCGCTCCGAGGAAGCCATCTACGCCAAACCCGACGAGACAGAACCGGTTTGA